A single region of the Raphanus sativus cultivar WK10039 chromosome 1, ASM80110v3, whole genome shotgun sequence genome encodes:
- the LOC108857330 gene encoding alcohol dehydrogenase-like 3 yields the protein MVSDGGTRFSTTTNKDCGSCQSQHIYHFLNTSTFTEYTVLDSGCVLKIDPNAPLKQMSLLSCGVSTGVGAAWNTAKVKEGTTTAVFGLGSAGLALRKVQEQEELLRSLVLMLMLPSLRKCWGSTVLVGIYATPRTLPLHPMELFDGRKITGSVFGGFKPKSQLPSFAQQCMKGVLILFL from the exons ATGGTTAGTGATGGAGGGACGAGATTCTCAACCACCACAAACAAGGATTGTGGTTCGTGCCAGAGCCAGCACATTTATCACTTCCTAAATACCTCCACCTTCACCGAATACACCGTCTTGGACTCGGGTTGCGTTCTCAAAATCGATCCTAATGCTCCTCTCAAGCAAATGAGCCTCTTGAGCTGTGGTGTATCGACGG GTGTGGGAGCAGCTTGGAATACTGCCAAAGTGAAAGAAGGAACAACCACTGCCGTCTTTGGGTTGGGTTCGGCTGGACTCGCT TTGCGGAAGGTGCAAGAGCAAGAGGAGCTTCTACGATCATTGGTGTTGATGCTAATGCTTCCAAGTTTGAGAAAG TGTTGGGGATCGACAGTGCTAGTAGGAATATATGCGACACCAAGAACATTGCCTCTTCATCCGATGGAGCTTTTCGATGGCCGCAAAATTACCGGTTCTGTATTTGGCGGTTTCAAGCCCAAATCTCAACTACCAAGTTTTGCTCAACAATGCATGAAAGGGGTCTTAATTTTATTCCTCTAG